The genomic stretch ATCCAGCGCGTAGCGGTGCGTGATCATCTCGTCGATGCGTAGCTTGCCGGCCTGGTAGAGGCCGACCAGGCGCGGCAGGTCCTCGCGGGTGCGCGCGCCGCCGTAGCTCGATCCGCGAATCACCCGCTCGGCCGTGACCACGGGACGCGCGTCCAGGGGCACGGTAGCGCCGGTCCCGGGCACGCCGATCAGCACGCAGGTGCCGCCGGGCGCGAGCGCCTCGATCGCCTGGGTGATCGGGCGCGTCGCACCCACCGCCACGAAGGTGAAGTCGGCCCCGCGTCCGGTGATGGCTCGGATCGCCGCGGCCGGATCCTGGCGAGAGGCGTCGATCACGTGAGTGGCTCCCACCGCGCGCGCGTGCTCGAGCTTGGTGGGCAGCAGATCGACCGCGATGATCGGGTGCGCGGCGACCATCGCCCCGCCCTGGACCACGTTGAGGCCGACGCCGCCCACGCCGAAGACCGCCATGCTCGCGCCCGCGGGCACCGCCGCGGTGTTGATCACCGCGCCGACCCCG from Candidatus Methylomirabilota bacterium encodes the following:
- a CDS encoding zinc-binding dehydrogenase; translation: GVGAVINTAAVPAGASMAVFGVGGVGLNVVQGGAMVAAHPIIAVDLLPTKLEHARAVGATHVIDASRQDPAAAIRAITGRGADFTFVAVGATRPITQAIEALAPGGTCVLIGVPGTGATVPLDARPVVTAERVIRGSSYGGARTREDLPRLVGLYQAGKLRIDEMITHRYALDDANEAFRALAAGELGRGVIVF